The Pseudomonas protegens genome contains the following window.
GCGCATCAGAGCCCGCAAGGCAGTAGGCGCGGTGTAGAAGATGTTCACCTGGTGCTTGTCCACCACTTCCCAGAAGCGCGAGGTGCTCGGGTAGTTGGGCACGCCTTCGAAGATCAGCGTGGTCGCGCCGTTGGCCAGAGGGCCATAGAGAATGTAGCTGTGGCCGGTGACCCAGCCGACGTCGGCGGTGCACCAGAAAACCTCGCCGTCGCGGTAGTCCAGCACGTATTTGAAGGTCATGGCCGCCTGCAGCAGATAGCCGCCCGTGGTGTGCAGCACGCCCTTGGGTTTGCCGGTGCTGCCCGAGGTGTAGAGGATGAACAGCGGGTCTTCGGCATCCATCGGCTCAGGCGCGCACTGGTCGCTGGCCGCGGCCATGGCCTGCTGGTAGTGAATGTCGCGGCCTTCTACCCAGTTCACCGCGCTGCCGGTCCGTTCGACCACCAGCACGCTGCTGACATCGGGGCAACTGAGCAGGGCCTTGTCGACGTTGTTCTTCAGCGGGATCAATTTGCCGCCGCGCACGCCTTCATCGGCGGTGATCACCGTGCGGCAGTCGGCGTTGAGAATCCGGTCGCGCAGAGCCTCCGGGGAGAAGCCGCCGAACACCACCGAATGCACGGCGCCGATGCGGGTGCAGGCGAGCATGGCGTAGGCCACTTCGGGAATCATCGGCATGTAGATGCACACCCGGTCGCCTTTCTTCACGCCGCGGCTTTTCAGCACGTTGGCCAGGCGGCAGACGTGCTCGTGAAGTTCTTTGTAGGTGATGCGTTGCGAGTCGGCGGGGTTATCGCCTTCCCAGATGATGGCCGCCTGATCGCCGCGTTTTTCCAGATGACGATCGATGCAGTTGTAGCTGACGTTGAGCTGGCCGCCGCTGAACCAGCTGGCTTCGCCGGTGCGCATGTCATGGCTGTGCACGCTGTCCCACGGGCTGCTCCAGTGCAGGAAGCGCTTGGCCTGCTCGGCCCAGAATTGGTCCGGCTGCTCTATGGATTGACGGTAGAGGTGCTGGTAGTCGTCCTGACTCATTTGTGCCGCCCGGCGGACGGCATCGGCTTTGGGAAAAGTGCTGATATCGAACATGACGGTTCCTTATTCTTGTTTTGCGACAAGTCATAAGGGTGCGCACAAGTGCCAGGAAGGTTCAAGAGCCAGGGCCGGGGCCCGGACAGGAGCCGGACTGGCCGGCTCCTGGGAAGGCAAGGTCGATCAGCCGCGGTGACGGCCGCGGAAGTAGTTGATCAGGCCTTGGGTCGATGCGTCGTCGGCCAGGGTTTCATCGCTGCCAACCAGGCGGTTGTAGACGCCTTTGCCCAGCTCCTTGCCGAGTTCCACGCCCCACTGGTCGAAGGCGTTGATGCCCCAGACCACGCTTTGCACGAAGACCTTGTGTTCGTACAGCGCCACCAGGGCGCCCAGGCGCCGTGGGCTGATGCGCTCCACCACCAGGGTGTTGCTCGGGCGGTTGCCGGGGATGACTTTGTGCGGCGCCAGCCTGGCCACGTCGGCTTCGCTCAGGCCTTTCTCGCGCAATTCGTTCTCGGCTTCGGCGCGGGTCTTGCCCAGCATCAGCGCCTGGCTCTGGGACAGGCAGTTGGCGTACAGCCATTGATGGTGGTCGGCCACCGGGTTGAAGCTGACGATCGGCACGATGAAGTCGGCCGGAATCAGCTGGGTGCCCTGGTGCAGCAACTGGTGATAGGCGTGCTGACCGTTGCAACCCACGCCGCCCCAGATCACCGGGCCAGTGTCAGTGGCGACCGGCGTGCCGTCCTGGCGCACGCTCTTGCCGTTGGATTCCATGTCCAACTGCTGCAAGTGCTTGGTGATGTTGCGCAGGTAGTGGTCGTAAGGCAGGATCGCGTGGCTTTGCGCGCCCCAGAAGTTGCCGTACCACACGCCCAGCAGAGCCAGCAGCACCGGCATGTTCTGCTCGAACGGCGCGCTCTGGAAGTGCTGGTCCATGGTGTAGGCGCCGGACAGCAGTTCCTTGAAGTTGGACATGCCGATGGCCAGGGCAATCGGCAGGCCGATGGCGGACCACAGCGAGTAGCGCCCGCCGACCCAGTCCCACATCGGGAAGATGTTTTCTTCGCGAATGCCGAAGGCCACCGCAGCGGCATTGTTGCTCGACACGGCGATGAAGTGGCGATGCAGTTCGGCTTCGGAACCGCCTTGCGCCAGATACCAGGCCCGTGCCGCCTGGGCGTTCTTCAGGGTTTCGAGGGTATTGAACGACTTGGAAGACACGATGAACAGCGTGGTTTCCGCGCGGATCTTCGCCGAAAGCTCATGGAACTCACTGCCGTCGATGTTCGCCAGGTAGTGGCAACGCACGCCTTTCTGGGCGTAGGACAGCAGGGCTTCGGAAACCAGTTCCGGGCCGAGGAAGGAACCGCCGATGCCGATATTCACCACGTCGGTGATGGGCTTTTCGGTGTAGCCGCGCCACAGGCCGTCGTGGATACGCCCGACCAGCTCGGTGATCTGGTTCAGGACCTTGTGCACTTCCGGCATCACGTTGACGCCGTTCACCGACAGTTTGTCGCCAACCGGGCGACGCAGCGCGGTGTGCAGGGCCGGGCGGCCTTCGGAGGAGTTGACCAGTTCGCCGGTGAGCATGGACTTGATGGCATCGGCCAGGCCGACTTCCTTGGCCAGGTTCACCAACAGGTCGCGGGTCTGGCTGGTGATCAGGTTCTTCGAGTAATCGAGAAACAGTCCGCAGCTGCTCAGGGTGAATTGGCTGAAGCGCTGTGGATCGGCATTGAACGCCTCGCGCATGCTGAAATCCTGCATGGCTTGGCGGTGGTCTTTCAACGCTTGCCAGGCGGGCAGAGCGGTAACGTCATGAGGAGTGCGGTAGTACGCCATCGCTGCGGTTTTCCTTTTGCTTGAACTGCCTTTTGGACACTGAAAAGCCTGGAACGTCCTGCGTGGTCCCAAGGACCTCGTTCGCTCAGCCCTGTGCTGATTCGATTAATCACCCAGGGCGATAACAGTAACCCCGGCGTGCTGTTCTGTCTTGGCTTTGTCCGACTTGTGGCCGGTACTATTTTGTACGAGCGCAGCCAATCAGGGCGGCAAAGGGGCTTTCAGTGGGAATAATAGGGGGTGAATCGGCTGGTCTGGGTCGGGAGCCCGGTTCTGGCAAGGTCCCGTGCATTCCCGGGGGGCCATATGCAACCTGTGCGGTTGAGGCTTGGGCCGCTCGGTTTCACCTTGGGCAAGATGGCATGCATGGACGTTCCTCGGTCGGGTCCTCGAACGGGGCTTGCAGTATGGCTGCAGGCCCCAGCCGGCGGCAGTTTGCCCGAAGGTTGGGGTTCGGGCAATCAGGGGCTTATGCCGGTGTATCGAGGTCCAGATGCAGGTTGTCGATCAGGCGAGTGGAGCCCAGGTACGCCGCGACCAGAATCACCAGATCACGGTCTTCGTCGGTGGCGGGACGCAGGTTTTTCGCATGACGGATTTCCAGGTAGTCCCGGCGCAGACCGGCGGCTTCCAGTTGCTGCTGTTGTTCGGCCAGCAGCTTCGGATAGTCGCGTTCGCCGCCGCGGATGGCCTGGGCGATCTGGTTCAGGCTCCGGTACAGCGCCGGGGCGATGGCACGCTGTTCTGGGCTCAGGTAACCGTTGCGCGAGGACAGGGCCAGGCCGTCGTCGGCGCGCACGGTCGGCTCGCCGATGATCTGGATCGGCATGTTCAGGTCATGCACCAGGGCGCGAATGACCGCCAGTTGCTGGTAGTCCTTCTGGCCGAATACCGCCAGATCGGGCTGGACCATGTTGAACAGCTTGCTGACCACCGTGGCCACGCCCTCGAAATGCCCGGGACGGCTGGCACCGCACAAGCCTTCGGAGAGTTGTGGCACGCTGACCCGGGTCTGTCCGGCCATGCCGTCGGGGTACATTTCTTCGACGCTGGGTGCGAACAGCAGATGGCAGCCGGCTTCGAGCAGTTTTTCCTGATCGGCGGCCAGGGTCCGCGGGTACTTGTCCAGGTCTTCGCCGGCGCCGAATTGCAGCGGGTTGACGAAGATGCTGGCCACCACGAAATCCACGCGCTGAGCGGCCTTGGTCACCAGCGCGGCGTGGCCGCTGTGCAGGTTGCCCATGGTGGGCACGAAACCGATCCGCTTGCCTTCGTTGCGCGCGCGCGCGACCGCGGCGCGCAATTCGCGCACGGTTTTAACTGTATTCATGCAGAGAACCCGTGTTCGGCGCCTGGGAAGGTAACGGCTTTGACTTCTGTGACGTAGGCACTCAAGGCCGCCTGGATGCTGTCTTTACCAGCCATGAAGTTTTTCACGAACTTGGGCGAGCGGCCGCTGAGGGACAGGCCCAGCATGTCGTGGAGCACCAACACCTGGCCGTCGGTGGCGCTGCCGGCACCGATACCGATCACCGGGATTTTCACTGCCTGGGTAATTTCCGTCGCCAGCTCACTGGGCACGCATTCCAGCAGCAACATGGCCGCACCGGCCTGTTCCAGGGCGATGGCATCGGCACGCATCTGCCGCGCCTGGCTCTCGTTGCGCCCCTGGACCTTGTAGCCGCCCAGGACATTCACTGTCTGTGGCGTCAGCCCCATGTGCACGCACACCGGAACGCCGCGTTCGTTCAGCAGGCGAACCGATTCGGCCAGCCAGGCCGCGCCTTCGATCTTGACCATGTGCGCGCCCGCCTGCATCAGCTGAGCGGAACTGCTCAGCGCTTGTTCGGGGGTAGCGTAGGACATGAACGGCAGGTCGGCGAGGATCAGTGCCCCGTTGTTGCCGCGTTTGACCGCTGCGACGTGGTAGGCCATGTCGGCGTTGCTGACGGGCAGGGTGCTGTCGTGCCCTTGCAAGACCATGCCCAGGGAGTCGCCTACCAGCAGGACTTCGACACCGGCCTCACAGCAGGTGTGGGCGAAGGTCGCGTCATAGCAGGTCAGCATGGTGATTTTTTCACCTTTCTGCTTGAGGCTTTGCAGGGTGGTCAGAGTGATGTCTGGCATGAAAAGGGGTCCTCATTTCAGGCGCTTTGGAAACTACTGCGAGTAACGCGCGTGATTCTTCGTTATTCAGGCGCACGGTCTTTTGTCGTGCTTATACAGCCTGGTTCCAAGCGATTTGAAAGTGCTGCCAGGACTCGTCGTGGCGCTGTTGCGCACATCATTCTGTGCCCAGAAGGTGCTCTGTACCAGCGGGTGCCGCCGCCGTTGCACAAGCGCCTTGGCCTAACGTTTCCTGGGGTCGCCGCGAACAAGCCTCGCTTGAATTGCGCCCTTTAACGCCGGGATGGCGGCAACGGGACGCCTATAGTCGTGATGAGGACTCGGGAAGTCAATTAGATGTGTTACCGCCTTGTTACGCCGGGAGTGTTACCGCCGTTACTGATCCGTTTCAGCGATCAGCCCAGGCGTTCCAGGCCGACAAATGGGCAGGCATCGAGCAGCGCCTTGAGGGTGCGCCCGTCGGCCAGTTGCAACTCGGCAGGGGCCAGTTCCGCCAGGGGATAGAGGACAAAGGGGCGGGCGTGCATGTGGTAATGCGGCACCTTGAGACGGGGTTCGTCGATCAGGCGGTCACCGAACAGGAGGATGTCCAGGTCCAGGGTGCGCGGGCCCCAGCGCTCGTTGCGCTCGCGCCCCTGCTGGTTTTCGATCGCCTGCAGGGCATCGAGCAGCGCCAGGGGCTCCAGGTGGCTGTCCAGTGCCGCCACGGCATTGGTGTAGCGCGGCTGGCCGGGAAGCAGGGAGTCGCTTTGATAGAGGGCCGAGACGCCGTGCAGCTGGCTGGCTGGCAACTGCGCCAGGGCCTCGATGGCGCTGCGCAGTTGAGCTTCAGGGGCAGCCAGGTTGCTGCCCATACCGATGTAGATACGTTCCATCCACTATTCGCCCGAAGCGTTGGAACCGCCGGCACGCTTGCGCTTGGCGCCGCTGCTGCGCCGGCGTTTGCGCGGGGCGCCACTGGCATCTTCCTTGCCGCTCAGCTCGCGGATCATGTCGCGACGTTCGGCATCGTTGGCGTCCTGGTAATCGGTCCACCATTCACCCAGGCCATCGGTCTGCTCACCGGCGCTTTCCCGCAGCAGCAGGAAGTCGTAGCCGGCACGGAAACGCGGGTTATCCAGCAGCAGGTCGGCACGCTTGCCGCTGCGGCGTGGCAAGCGCTCTTGCATGTCCCAGATCTCGCGGATCGGCATGGTGAAGCGCTTGGGAATGGCGATGCGCTGGCACTGTTCGGCGATCAGCTCGTGAGCCGCTTCCTGCATGGCCGGGATCGGCGGCATGCCGCGTTCCTGCAGGCGCAGCACTCGGGCCGGGAGGGCAGGCCAGAGCAGGGCGGCGAACAGGAAGGCCGGGGTCACCGGCTTGTTCTGCTTGATCCGCAAGTCGGTGTTGATCAGGGCTTCGCTGATCAGCGTGTGGGTGTAGGTCGGGTTGTATTCCAGGGCTTCGGCGCTGGCCGGGAACAGCGGATCGAACAGTTGCAGGTCCACCAGCATTTCGAAGGTGTCGGCAGCGTAGCCGGAGAGGAACAGCTTGAGCACTTCCTCGAACAGGCGCGCCGAGGGGATCTCCCGCAGCATGGGGGCCAGTTCACGGATCGGCGTGGCGGTGTGCTTTTCGATACCGAAGTTCAGTTTTGCTGCGAAGCGCACGGCCCGCAGCATCCGCACCGGGTCTTCCTGATAGCGCTGGCGGGGATCGCCAATCAGGCGGATCAGGTTGTTGCGAATGTCGTGTACGCCATTGGCGTAGTCGAGGATGCGTTCGCTGACCGGATCGTAGTACAGGGCGTTGATGGTGAAGTCACGGCGCTGCGCATCTTCTTCCAGGGTGCCGTAGACGTTGTCCCGCAGGATTCGCCCGCTTTCGTTGCGCGAGGATTGGTTGCTGTCCTCATCGTCATCGTTTTGCGGGTGGTTGGCGCGGAAGGTCGCGACCTCGATGATTTCGCGACCGAAGTGAATGTGCACCAGCTTGAAACGACGGCCAATGATCCGCGCGTTACGAAACTCGGCCTTGACCTGTTCCGGTGTGGCGCTGGTGGCGACGTCGAAATCCTTGGGGGTGATGTTGAGCAGCATGTCGCGCACGCAACCACCCACCAGGTAAGCCTGGTAGCCGGCGTTCTGCAGGCGCTCGACGATATTCACCGCATACCGGCTGAACTGGGCGCGTTGCAGCGAATGTTGGCTGCTATTGAGCACTTCAGGGGTGCTGCGTTGGTGTTGCGTACGACGCAAGGGAGAACGGAATGACTGGAACAGCTTCTTCAGCATGGGATGCACTGTTTGAAGGAATGTTCGGCCAAAACGAAGAATGACCGCATGATGGGCCGGGATTCTAGCATTTAGTCGAAGGATGGTGTAGGAAGCTGCCGCGACTTGTGTCGGCCTGCGCAAAACCGCGAGTTGCTGGGGCTGCGTGGGTGTTGTCGGGGGAAAATACGAATGGCGCAAACCACAAGGGGAGCCGAAGCTCCCCCAGAATAGTTGCGTGCTCTATTTTTATTATTGGTTTTGGGCTTCTTGTTTTTGTTGATCGCCCTTGTCACCTGGTTTACCCAGTGTGACGCTCCCAATCGGGAGCCAAGAGCAAACGGATTGCTTTGATCGCTGAGTTGCAATGACCTTTCGATCCAACCAGTTCAGGCTCTGCCTTAGGGCAGTTTTTGTTGTTCTCGGCCTGGTTGCGGGGCAAGCCCCAAATACAACGCCTCTCCAAAAGAATCAGTTAGCTGCGCCTCCGCCGTGTTGTTTTTATTGTGCGTGAGTCGATTCGTCTTATTTTTATTGTCTTGTGCATTGCTTGTTATTGTTCTTGTACCAAACATATAGCAGGTGCCGTGCCAACTTTTACGATCCCCAGTAAAACAAGGGGTTAGGCGCCTATGGCACTGTTATTCAGACGAAAAAAAACCGGGGCTTCGTTACCTTTAGCCCCGGCTTTTGTTACGTCTGATGGTGTGGGTAACAGTTTTTTTCATTTTGTCGAATGTCACCCGCACATTCGACAGCCTCGGTTCAGCTTTCGCTGGCGACCCCGCTCTTGCGGCGCGGGATGCCCAGACGCTGGCGCCGCTCCCACAGGCATTTGCGGCTGACGCCAAGCTTGCGTGCCAGCTCGGTCTCGGTCATGTGGTCCTGGTGCTCAAGCACGAAGTGCTGGAAGTAGTCTTCCAGGGACAGGTCTTCTGTGGGTTCGTGGCTGGTGTTACCCGGCTGTGGCGCCAGGCCGACGAAGTCGTCGTCTTCCAGGTCGCTCAGTTCGATATCGATGCCCAGCAGGTCCGCGGAAATCTCCGGGCTTTCGCACAAGATCACCGCTCGTTCGACCGCGTTCTCCAGCTCACGCACGTTCCCCGGCCAGGAGTAATGACGGATCGCCTGTTCGGCGTCGGCGGCGAATCTCAGGTCCGAACGACCGATGCGGGCACTCTGTCGGGCCAGGAAGGCGTTGGCAATTTCATTGACGTCGGCACCTCGCTCGCGCAGGGCTGGCAGTTTCAAGGCAATCACGTGCAGGCGGTAGTAGAGGTCTTCACGGAACTGGCCGA
Protein-coding sequences here:
- the acs gene encoding acetate--CoA ligase encodes the protein MFDISTFPKADAVRRAAQMSQDDYQHLYRQSIEQPDQFWAEQAKRFLHWSSPWDSVHSHDMRTGEASWFSGGQLNVSYNCIDRHLEKRGDQAAIIWEGDNPADSQRITYKELHEHVCRLANVLKSRGVKKGDRVCIYMPMIPEVAYAMLACTRIGAVHSVVFGGFSPEALRDRILNADCRTVITADEGVRGGKLIPLKNNVDKALLSCPDVSSVLVVERTGSAVNWVEGRDIHYQQAMAAASDQCAPEPMDAEDPLFILYTSGSTGKPKGVLHTTGGYLLQAAMTFKYVLDYRDGEVFWCTADVGWVTGHSYILYGPLANGATTLIFEGVPNYPSTSRFWEVVDKHQVNIFYTAPTALRALMREGSDPVQRTSRSSLRLLGSVGEPINPEAWEWYFNVVGEQRCPIVDTWWQTETGGIMLSPLVSARQVKPGCASTPMFGVQPVLLDDQGKEIQGVGSGILAIKASWPAQIRGVYGDPKRMVETYFAPYPGYYFTGDGARRDEEGSYWITGRIDDVINVSGHRIGTAEVESALVLHDSIAEAAVVGYPHDLKGQGIYAFVTPMQGVEPSEELKKELLALVSREIGSFAKPELIQWAPALPKTRSGKIMRRILRKIACNELDTLGDTSTLADPSVVQGLIDKRLNA
- the pgi gene encoding glucose-6-phosphate isomerase codes for the protein MAYYRTPHDVTALPAWQALKDHRQAMQDFSMREAFNADPQRFSQFTLSSCGLFLDYSKNLITSQTRDLLVNLAKEVGLADAIKSMLTGELVNSSEGRPALHTALRRPVGDKLSVNGVNVMPEVHKVLNQITELVGRIHDGLWRGYTEKPITDVVNIGIGGSFLGPELVSEALLSYAQKGVRCHYLANIDGSEFHELSAKIRAETTLFIVSSKSFNTLETLKNAQAARAWYLAQGGSEAELHRHFIAVSSNNAAAVAFGIREENIFPMWDWVGGRYSLWSAIGLPIALAIGMSNFKELLSGAYTMDQHFQSAPFEQNMPVLLALLGVWYGNFWGAQSHAILPYDHYLRNITKHLQQLDMESNGKSVRQDGTPVATDTGPVIWGGVGCNGQHAYHQLLHQGTQLIPADFIVPIVSFNPVADHHQWLYANCLSQSQALMLGKTRAEAENELREKGLSEADVARLAPHKVIPGNRPSNTLVVERISPRRLGALVALYEHKVFVQSVVWGINAFDQWGVELGKELGKGVYNRLVGSDETLADDASTQGLINYFRGRHRG
- the panB gene encoding 3-methyl-2-oxobutanoate hydroxymethyltransferase; protein product: MPDITLTTLQSLKQKGEKITMLTCYDATFAHTCCEAGVEVLLVGDSLGMVLQGHDSTLPVSNADMAYHVAAVKRGNNGALILADLPFMSYATPEQALSSSAQLMQAGAHMVKIEGAAWLAESVRLLNERGVPVCVHMGLTPQTVNVLGGYKVQGRNESQARQMRADAIALEQAGAAMLLLECVPSELATEITQAVKIPVIGIGAGSATDGQVLVLHDMLGLSLSGRSPKFVKNFMAGKDSIQAALSAYVTEVKAVTFPGAEHGFSA
- the folK gene encoding 2-amino-4-hydroxy-6-hydroxymethyldihydropteridine diphosphokinase, which gives rise to MERIYIGMGSNLAAPEAQLRSAIEALAQLPASQLHGVSALYQSDSLLPGQPRYTNAVAALDSHLEPLALLDALQAIENQQGRERNERWGPRTLDLDILLFGDRLIDEPRLKVPHYHMHARPFVLYPLAELAPAELQLADGRTLKALLDACPFVGLERLG
- the panC gene encoding pantoate--beta-alanine ligase, translating into MNTVKTVRELRAAVARARNEGKRIGFVPTMGNLHSGHAALVTKAAQRVDFVVASIFVNPLQFGAGEDLDKYPRTLAADQEKLLEAGCHLLFAPSVEEMYPDGMAGQTRVSVPQLSEGLCGASRPGHFEGVATVVSKLFNMVQPDLAVFGQKDYQQLAVIRALVHDLNMPIQIIGEPTVRADDGLALSSRNGYLSPEQRAIAPALYRSLNQIAQAIRGGERDYPKLLAEQQQQLEAAGLRRDYLEIRHAKNLRPATDEDRDLVILVAAYLGSTRLIDNLHLDLDTPA
- a CDS encoding polynucleotide adenylyltransferase PcnB, coding for MLKKLFQSFRSPLRRTQHQRSTPEVLNSSQHSLQRAQFSRYAVNIVERLQNAGYQAYLVGGCVRDMLLNITPKDFDVATSATPEQVKAEFRNARIIGRRFKLVHIHFGREIIEVATFRANHPQNDDDEDSNQSSRNESGRILRDNVYGTLEEDAQRRDFTINALYYDPVSERILDYANGVHDIRNNLIRLIGDPRQRYQEDPVRMLRAVRFAAKLNFGIEKHTATPIRELAPMLREIPSARLFEEVLKLFLSGYAADTFEMLVDLQLFDPLFPASAEALEYNPTYTHTLISEALINTDLRIKQNKPVTPAFLFAALLWPALPARVLRLQERGMPPIPAMQEAAHELIAEQCQRIAIPKRFTMPIREIWDMQERLPRRSGKRADLLLDNPRFRAGYDFLLLRESAGEQTDGLGEWWTDYQDANDAERRDMIRELSGKEDASGAPRKRRRSSGAKRKRAGGSNASGE